In the Flavobacterium pallidum genome, one interval contains:
- a CDS encoding SusC/RagA family TonB-linked outer membrane protein → MKTIYTKLLILVLLLPLSAFAQGTLNGKVTDQSSGQPLPGVSVIIQGTQNGTSTDMDGNFSLSNVKRGDKVVFTFIGYKEVVQNYDGQKSVSVVMEEQSNELQEVVVQVGYGSVKKKDATGSLTTVSSRDFNKGTNVTAENLLNGRVAGLTINTSGAAGSGSQIRIRGGSSLNASNDPLIVIDGLPISNSTVGGSTSILASINPSDIDSFTILKDASATAIYGSRASNGVIIITTKKGGKSLAVDYNFQYGSGRAVNKVDVLSAAEFRKAITDNRPADVPLLGTANTDWQDEIYRNTDFVDHNITVKGSLFKKIPTRLSIGNTYQEGLRLTNDFNRTTASVSMNPSLFNDHLKINLNANYAREKNRFADGVEGNAIYFDPTQPVYDAASPFDGFFEYTKDGFNDRPDDKSSRNPVALLLQRSNVSKVNRFYGNVEFDYKFHFLPELRAVLNLGFDQAAGEGRNSLPSSSAAGNVYFDATAGHDVSHGSYSEYTSDRKNKLLDAYLVYRKDYTNMNFDVTGGYSYQKFESEDYNSSDLRDNNTQTNSEVTTNPDIVLIGFFARSNISFNNKYLFTLSYRRDGSSRFGDDYKWGNFPGAAFAWKIKEESFLRDSKVFSDLKLRLGYGVTGQQDIAAAYSYLDIYRLSQPTSQYTFGTTPTIIGMAQFKNSIIKWEETTTYNAGLDYGFANNRIRGAVDVFYKESKDLLSYVRVPDGTNLGNAGFQNIGDFTTKGIEFSISTDIVKTDNTLWNVNFNATHYERKITRLLGGENIQIGGISGGTGNTVQIYSEGFNPSSFYVYKQLYDADNNPIQGAVADINGDNIINDNDRYIYKNADPKVIFGFASAFNYKNLDFSFNLRANIGGRIFNNINSNNAQFQRLRGDSASALTNIPSSTYDSNFVLEDKQTTLLSDYYIENASFLKMDNVTLGYTFPKWLDGKASLRIYSGVQNVFTLTKYSGLDPEITGGIDNTIYPRPRTILVGANVKF, encoded by the coding sequence ATGAAAACAATTTACACTAAGTTGTTAATTTTAGTACTCCTACTTCCGCTAAGTGCCTTTGCTCAGGGCACTTTGAACGGTAAAGTCACTGACCAGTCGTCAGGACAGCCGTTGCCGGGAGTCAGTGTGATTATCCAGGGTACCCAAAACGGTACTTCGACAGACATGGATGGTAATTTCTCCCTATCCAATGTAAAGCGCGGCGACAAAGTCGTTTTTACATTCATTGGGTATAAGGAGGTGGTCCAAAACTATGATGGACAAAAATCCGTATCTGTTGTTATGGAAGAGCAATCAAATGAACTACAGGAAGTTGTGGTTCAGGTAGGTTACGGTAGCGTGAAGAAAAAAGATGCTACGGGATCCCTGACCACTGTCAGCAGCAGGGATTTTAATAAGGGAACGAATGTTACTGCGGAAAATCTGTTAAACGGACGGGTTGCAGGTTTAACCATTAATACAAGTGGTGCTGCAGGTTCCGGTTCTCAAATCAGGATCCGGGGCGGTTCTTCATTAAACGCTTCAAACGACCCGCTTATCGTTATTGATGGTTTGCCGATTTCAAATTCGACAGTAGGAGGATCAACCTCTATCCTGGCTTCGATCAACCCAAGTGACATCGATAGTTTTACCATCCTGAAAGACGCTTCCGCAACTGCAATTTACGGTTCGCGCGCTTCCAATGGTGTCATTATCATCACTACCAAAAAAGGAGGGAAATCCCTGGCGGTAGACTACAATTTCCAATATGGTTCAGGACGGGCTGTAAATAAAGTAGACGTACTGAGTGCGGCTGAGTTCAGAAAGGCGATTACTGATAACAGGCCGGCCGATGTGCCATTACTGGGGACAGCAAATACCGACTGGCAGGACGAAATATACAGGAATACCGATTTTGTAGACCATAATATTACTGTGAAAGGCTCATTGTTCAAAAAGATACCAACCAGGCTTTCTATCGGTAATACCTATCAGGAAGGTTTGCGTTTGACGAACGATTTCAACAGGACTACGGCTTCTGTATCGATGAATCCAAGTTTGTTCAATGATCATTTGAAAATTAACCTGAACGCGAATTATGCGCGTGAGAAAAACAGGTTCGCGGACGGTGTGGAAGGAAATGCCATTTATTTTGATCCTACACAACCCGTTTATGACGCAGCATCTCCATTTGACGGATTTTTCGAATACACTAAAGATGGATTCAACGACAGGCCGGACGATAAATCATCACGTAACCCTGTGGCGCTGTTGCTGCAAAGAAGCAATGTTTCTAAAGTAAACAGGTTTTATGGAAATGTAGAATTCGACTATAAGTTCCATTTCCTGCCGGAATTAAGGGCTGTTTTGAACCTTGGGTTTGACCAGGCAGCAGGTGAAGGAAGGAATTCTTTGCCTAGCAGCAGCGCTGCCGGAAACGTATATTTTGATGCTACGGCAGGGCATGACGTCTCACACGGAAGTTATTCTGAATATACAAGCGACAGGAAAAATAAGCTTCTTGATGCATACCTTGTATACAGGAAGGACTACACTAATATGAATTTTGACGTTACCGGTGGTTATTCTTACCAGAAATTTGAAAGCGAAGATTACAACTCTTCAGATTTGAGGGATAACAACACCCAGACCAATAGTGAAGTTACAACCAACCCTGATATCGTATTGATTGGGTTTTTTGCAAGGTCAAATATCTCCTTCAATAATAAATACCTGTTTACATTGTCATACAGGCGTGACGGTTCATCAAGATTTGGTGATGATTACAAATGGGGTAATTTCCCTGGAGCTGCCTTTGCATGGAAAATTAAAGAGGAATCATTCCTTAGAGATTCAAAAGTATTCAGCGATTTGAAACTCAGGTTAGGGTATGGTGTGACAGGACAGCAGGATATCGCTGCGGCATACAGCTACCTTGACATCTACAGGTTGTCACAGCCGACATCACAATATACTTTTGGCACAACACCTACCATTATAGGTATGGCACAGTTCAAGAATTCCATCATCAAATGGGAAGAAACCACGACTTACAACGCAGGTCTTGATTATGGGTTTGCAAACAACAGGATCAGGGGTGCAGTCGATGTTTTCTACAAAGAATCGAAAGACCTTTTGTCCTATGTACGCGTTCCGGATGGGACCAACCTTGGTAATGCAGGATTCCAGAATATTGGTGACTTTACTACAAAGGGGATTGAATTCTCTATCAGCACAGATATTGTGAAAACCGACAATACCTTATGGAACGTGAACTTCAATGCAACCCATTACGAAAGGAAAATCACCCGTTTGTTAGGTGGTGAAAACATCCAGATCGGTGGTATTTCAGGAGGAACAGGAAACACCGTGCAGATTTATAGCGAAGGTTTCAACCCTTCTTCATTTTATGTCTACAAGCAATTGTATGATGCGGACAACAACCCAATCCAGGGCGCTGTAGCGGATATCAACGGTGACAACATCATCAACGACAACGACCGTTACATTTATAAGAATGCTGACCCGAAAGTGATTTTTGGCTTTGCTTCGGCGTTTAATTATAAAAACCTCGATTTTTCTTTTAATCTTAGGGCAAATATCGGTGGAAGGATATTCAACAACATCAATTCAAACAACGCACAATTCCAAAGGCTGAGAGGAGATTCAGCATCAGCGTTGACGAACATCCCAAGTTCTACTTACGATTCTAACTTTGTCCTTGAAGACAAGCAAACCACGTTGTTGTCAGATTACTATATTGAAAATGCCTCTTTCCTGAAAATGGATAACGTAACTTTAGGATATACATTCCCGAAATGGCTGGATGGAAAAGCATCGCTGCGAATCTATTCAGGTGTGCAGAACGTATTTACGCTAACAAAATACAGCGGTCTTGATCCTGAAATCACAGGCGGTATCGACAACACAATCTATCCAAGGCCAAGAACGATACTGGTAGGTGCTAATGTAAAATTTTAA
- a CDS encoding RagB/SusD family nutrient uptake outer membrane protein, producing the protein MKKYLNLFLFTGLLILANSCTNDLDVKPQDDDEFVADEFYMKPGAYKQALAGVYGNLALTGSGDAGSSNISGLDAGTSQYGRCLWYMQDLTTDEVVWSYESDPGTSEINRVTWSSTNPIFRGMFSRACFEVTLANEFLRQSSAEKLTARNISEAEKAEIVHYRAEARLLRALAYYHLMDLFGKAPFVTENDPISTTFKPQQYDRQQLFTFIESELLAINADLKDPKTNEYGRADKAVAWMILAKIYLNAEVYIGQSKYVECLAKCDEIIGAGYTLATNYKNNFNADNDSNEAYQKELIFTIQSDGQLTQNYGPTTVIINGEVGSIENNGSSLGVNGWSGALRTRKQFVQKFAGAEFNNDVRNTLIKTGRTMDVVDIAEKKNGYIITKFSNLTSTGANGKDKGFVDTDFPLFRLGDVYLMYAEAQMRRDGATNGSGTTNASTQSVDYINALRTRANGQTVSSGSINLQFILDERLRELHWEAHRRQDLIRFGQYTGGVYNWDWKGNSRSGSAIPAHYNVFPVPTASINANSNLTQNPNY; encoded by the coding sequence ATGAAAAAGTATTTAAACTTATTTTTATTTACGGGTTTGCTGATACTGGCAAATTCGTGCACCAATGACCTTGATGTAAAGCCCCAGGATGATGATGAATTCGTTGCAGATGAATTTTACATGAAACCTGGTGCTTACAAGCAGGCATTGGCGGGTGTTTACGGCAACCTTGCCCTGACAGGATCAGGAGATGCAGGATCAAGTAACATTTCCGGACTCGATGCAGGTACAAGCCAGTACGGCAGGTGTCTTTGGTATATGCAGGACCTCACAACCGATGAAGTGGTATGGTCTTACGAAAGTGACCCCGGAACCAGTGAGATTAACCGTGTAACTTGGAGTTCGACCAACCCGATCTTCAGGGGGATGTTCTCAAGGGCTTGTTTCGAAGTGACGCTTGCCAACGAATTCCTCAGGCAATCTTCTGCTGAGAAGTTGACCGCAAGGAATATCAGCGAGGCTGAAAAGGCGGAGATTGTGCATTACAGGGCTGAAGCGAGATTGTTAAGGGCATTGGCTTATTACCACCTGATGGACCTTTTCGGAAAAGCTCCTTTTGTAACCGAAAATGACCCGATCAGCACAACATTCAAGCCGCAGCAATACGACAGGCAACAATTGTTTACGTTCATTGAATCGGAACTTCTTGCTATTAATGCAGACCTGAAGGATCCTAAAACAAATGAATATGGAAGGGCTGACAAAGCTGTAGCATGGATGATCCTTGCAAAGATTTACCTGAATGCTGAGGTCTATATCGGGCAGAGCAAATATGTAGAATGCCTTGCTAAATGTGATGAGATCATCGGCGCAGGATATACCCTTGCGACCAATTATAAAAACAACTTCAATGCGGATAACGACAGCAACGAGGCCTATCAGAAAGAATTGATTTTTACAATCCAGTCTGACGGCCAGCTCACCCAAAATTACGGACCTACAACTGTAATCATCAATGGCGAGGTTGGTTCTATCGAAAACAACGGGTCTTCATTGGGCGTAAATGGCTGGAGCGGTGCTTTAAGGACCAGGAAACAGTTCGTGCAGAAATTCGCTGGCGCTGAATTCAACAACGATGTCAGAAATACGCTTATCAAAACCGGCCGTACCATGGATGTGGTTGATATAGCTGAGAAGAAAAACGGCTACATCATCACCAAATTCTCTAACCTGACCTCTACCGGAGCCAATGGTAAGGATAAAGGTTTCGTAGATACGGATTTCCCCTTGTTCCGACTCGGAGATGTTTACCTGATGTATGCTGAAGCGCAGATGCGTCGCGATGGTGCTACAAATGGCAGCGGCACAACAAACGCCAGCACGCAATCAGTTGATTATATAAATGCATTGAGGACCAGGGCTAACGGCCAGACCGTCAGCAGCGGAAGCATTAACCTTCAGTTTATCCTTGATGAAAGGCTTAGGGAATTGCATTGGGAAGCACACCGCAGGCAGGATCTGATCCGTTTCGGTCAATATACAGGCGGTGTTTATAATTGGGATTGGAAAGGAAACAGCAGGTCAGGATCGGCGATTCCGGCACATTATAACGTTTTCCCGGTTCCGACCGCAAGCATCAATGCGAATTCGAATTTAACGCAAAATCCAAATTATTAA
- a CDS encoding alpha-amylase family glycosyl hydrolase: MKKNILSLFLLFTGMITAQMQTLTYSVTPSSFEETTFITITINGNSLNEASWGISTTHDLYMWAWCFDVNDQNSQDSPSNGTWDLSSEASKFTYNAGTDTYTKTFAPTTYYNRVGIGRIGFLAKAKNGTGDKKSQNMTAEVGAFQVNLTAPAINSTTVLPSGGSLMITANNGNGNASYVLLANGVPVNTNAATSSYSFNHTNITANQNYELQVTQGAVTITKTFSVLVNPGVATAAVPAGMEDGINYNPSDASRATLVLTAPGKDFVYVAGSFNNWQPNASYAMKKDPDFANNGKLWLEITGLTPNINYTYQYWVADMTPFSSSPSLVKTADPFSTLVVNPYDDPYISAATYPNMPSYPAGQNRDVTVLQTGQAPYNWQVTNFTKPKKEDLVVYEVLIRDFDANRNFQSLINRIDYFKNLKINAIELMPVMEFEGNESWGYNTSFHMALDKFYGTSDKFKEFIDLCHQNGIAVILDVALNHAFGRNPMVRMWMKDPDGDGWGDASAENPYFNEFAKHTYGVGNDFNHASAFTRSYVKRVIKHWIKDYKIDGFRWDLTKGFTQACSGSDETCTNAYQADRVAVLKEYADYSWFGDNSNVPNAWNGDPYHYAIFEHLGSDNEEQQWANYRINETPSKGVMMWGEMTYPYTQLIEGYANGADISRMGNTAHGFTAKRVMGYPESHDKERMVYSAMKYGVNTGTSPVLNNLNNTFTRMSSVAAISLLVPGPKMIWHFADLGYDDSIFTCDNGTVNTDNDATSGDCKLATKPQEQWTNNWLSVTERAQLYNDYARMISLKINEPVFEGSYTISPDGGNNLKQRIYVFDNALPSTALKNVVILTNFNSSAQAVTANFPYTGTWYNLMDNSSMDVSNTAMTVNIAAGSFRIYGNKQGLLNVDGLEQATISLSPNPASGYFTLNAETTAVQVYSITGQLVKSFRDHFTNTSIFDVSDLNEGVYIVKAQDANHRESTMKLLKQ; encoded by the coding sequence ATGAAAAAAAATATTCTGTCATTATTCCTTTTATTCACCGGAATGATTACAGCGCAAATGCAAACGCTGACCTATTCTGTTACACCTTCGAGTTTTGAAGAAACGACGTTCATCACCATTACGATCAACGGAAACAGCCTTAACGAAGCTTCCTGGGGCATTTCGACGACACATGATCTTTATATGTGGGCCTGGTGTTTCGATGTTAACGACCAGAACAGCCAGGATAGTCCAAGCAATGGGACCTGGGACTTGTCGAGTGAAGCGAGCAAGTTTACTTACAACGCCGGAACGGACACTTACACCAAAACATTTGCTCCTACTACCTATTACAATAGGGTAGGTATAGGCAGGATTGGTTTTTTAGCGAAAGCAAAGAATGGAACAGGGGATAAGAAATCCCAGAATATGACCGCTGAAGTAGGTGCCTTCCAGGTAAACCTGACTGCTCCGGCAATAAACAGCACTACAGTATTGCCTTCAGGCGGAAGCCTGATGATTACTGCAAATAACGGAAATGGAAACGCAAGTTATGTACTGCTTGCAAATGGTGTGCCGGTAAATACCAATGCGGCAACTTCAAGCTACAGCTTTAATCATACGAACATCACCGCAAACCAGAATTATGAATTGCAGGTCACCCAGGGTGCGGTGACGATTACGAAAACATTTTCTGTACTAGTGAATCCAGGGGTAGCCACCGCAGCGGTTCCGGCCGGTATGGAAGATGGTATCAATTACAATCCTTCCGATGCCTCAAGGGCTACATTGGTGCTGACAGCGCCAGGCAAGGATTTCGTATATGTTGCAGGCAGCTTCAACAACTGGCAGCCTAATGCTTCTTATGCGATGAAGAAAGATCCTGATTTTGCCAACAACGGAAAATTATGGCTTGAAATAACAGGGCTTACCCCAAACATAAACTACACTTACCAGTATTGGGTAGCCGACATGACGCCATTTTCAAGTTCCCCTTCCCTGGTGAAAACAGCCGATCCATTTTCAACTTTAGTCGTAAATCCATATGACGATCCCTACATCTCTGCTGCAACTTATCCAAATATGCCGTCCTATCCCGCAGGCCAGAACCGCGACGTAACTGTTTTGCAGACCGGACAGGCACCTTACAATTGGCAGGTAACTAATTTTACGAAGCCTAAAAAGGAAGACCTGGTGGTTTATGAAGTTTTGATCAGGGATTTCGATGCCAACAGGAATTTCCAGTCTTTAATCAATCGCATCGATTATTTTAAGAACCTGAAAATTAACGCCATTGAACTCATGCCGGTCATGGAATTCGAAGGCAATGAGTCCTGGGGTTACAACACGTCGTTCCATATGGCTTTGGATAAGTTTTATGGAACTTCGGATAAATTCAAGGAGTTCATCGACCTGTGCCACCAGAACGGGATTGCGGTAATCCTCGATGTCGCACTCAACCACGCTTTCGGGCGAAACCCGATGGTGCGCATGTGGATGAAAGATCCTGACGGTGACGGCTGGGGAGATGCAAGTGCAGAAAACCCGTATTTCAATGAATTTGCAAAACACACTTATGGTGTGGGGAATGATTTCAACCACGCTTCGGCTTTTACCAGATCTTACGTGAAAAGGGTCATCAAACATTGGATCAAAGATTATAAAATCGATGGTTTCCGTTGGGATTTGACCAAAGGTTTTACGCAGGCCTGTTCAGGCAGCGATGAGACGTGTACCAATGCGTACCAGGCAGACCGCGTTGCAGTGCTTAAGGAATATGCGGATTACTCGTGGTTCGGGGACAATTCAAATGTTCCGAATGCATGGAATGGAGATCCATACCATTATGCTATTTTTGAACATCTTGGATCTGATAATGAAGAGCAGCAATGGGCCAACTACCGCATCAATGAAACACCAAGCAAAGGGGTAATGATGTGGGGCGAAATGACTTACCCATACACGCAGCTTATCGAAGGATATGCCAATGGTGCCGACATCAGCAGGATGGGCAACACCGCACATGGCTTTACCGCCAAACGTGTCATGGGTTATCCGGAAAGCCACGATAAGGAACGCATGGTTTATAGCGCGATGAAATATGGCGTAAATACAGGAACGTCTCCGGTGTTGAACAATCTTAACAATACCTTTACAAGGATGTCGTCAGTTGCAGCGATCTCGTTACTGGTGCCTGGCCCGAAGATGATTTGGCATTTTGCCGACCTGGGTTACGACGATTCTATTTTCACCTGTGATAATGGTACCGTAAATACCGATAATGATGCCACTTCAGGCGACTGTAAACTGGCAACCAAACCACAGGAGCAATGGACAAACAACTGGCTTTCTGTTACCGAAAGGGCACAACTGTACAACGATTATGCCCGGATGATTTCATTAAAAATCAACGAGCCTGTATTCGAAGGTTCCTATACCATCAGCCCTGATGGCGGAAATAACCTCAAGCAAAGGATTTATGTCTTTGATAACGCGTTGCCTTCAACGGCATTGAAAAATGTCGTGATACTGACCAATTTCAATTCCAGCGCCCAGGCTGTCACGGCCAATTTCCCGTACACCGGAACCTGGTACAACCTGATGGACAATTCTTCTATGGATGTTTCCAATACCGCCATGACTGTAAATATCGCTGCGGGTTCGTTCAGGATTTATGGCAATAAACAAGGGCTTTTGAATGTTGATGGTCTGGAGCAGGCAACTATCAGCCTGTCGCCAAACCCTGCTTCGGGTTATTTTACACTCAATGCGGAAACGACTGCCGTACAGGTATATTCCATTACAGGGCAACTCGTAAAATCGTTCAGGGATCATTTTACGAACACTTCCATTTTTGATGTCAGTGATCTTAATGAAGGGGTTTATATTGTGAAAGCACAGGATGCAAATCATCGCGAGAGCACAATGAAACTCCTGAAACAATAA
- a CDS encoding SusE domain-containing protein, with protein sequence MKTKLRIVLATLLLAGLSSCEDDDNFMLVTPDNAEFTILTPAEGGSVILNEATPSNPGISLSWSEPDYGTPTAITYSVEVDKDMGDFTAPYAVGPTATPGQTSIIINSADLNLAALNKGATPFVESKINLRIKATVGTGAEPVYSNVISYLVTPYGCLNQYAVGAGIPASGWNWDNPTTFICNDNVLTQTVTLANETFRFFTTEGDWDSGRNYPYYTGEGYKISSTLVNAADGDSNFRFIGTPGVYRLKVDENNKTVTLAQGATTATSNWLVGAATPGGWSWAGDSETEFGLISDGVYEVPLRLSNNDTFRVFLGNDGTNDGNWGNSHNFPYYVGQGYTIDSELENANDGDSNFRYMGPTDTRVFRIDTNTKTITVE encoded by the coding sequence ATGAAAACAAAATTAAGAATCGTTTTAGCAACTTTATTACTTGCAGGACTTTCGTCATGTGAGGATGATGACAATTTTATGCTGGTCACTCCGGATAATGCTGAGTTCACCATCCTGACGCCTGCTGAAGGAGGATCTGTAATACTGAACGAGGCCACACCTTCAAACCCTGGCATATCTTTATCATGGTCAGAACCGGATTATGGTACGCCAACAGCCATCACTTATTCTGTTGAGGTAGACAAGGATATGGGCGATTTCACTGCGCCTTATGCCGTAGGCCCGACAGCTACGCCTGGGCAGACGAGCATCATCATCAACTCTGCAGACCTGAACCTTGCAGCTTTGAACAAAGGTGCCACGCCTTTTGTAGAAAGCAAAATCAACCTTAGGATTAAAGCAACGGTTGGAACTGGTGCTGAGCCTGTTTATTCAAACGTGATCTCTTACCTGGTAACGCCTTACGGATGTCTTAACCAGTATGCCGTTGGAGCTGGTATCCCTGCTTCAGGATGGAACTGGGACAATCCTACAACCTTTATCTGTAATGACAACGTCTTGACGCAGACAGTTACCCTGGCAAACGAGACCTTCAGGTTTTTTACCACAGAAGGGGATTGGGATTCAGGAAGGAACTATCCTTACTACACAGGAGAAGGTTACAAAATCAGCTCTACTTTGGTTAATGCAGCAGACGGGGACAGCAACTTCCGTTTCATAGGAACACCTGGGGTTTACAGGTTAAAAGTAGACGAAAACAATAAAACGGTAACACTTGCACAGGGAGCAACTACTGCTACGTCAAACTGGCTCGTTGGTGCTGCAACACCAGGCGGATGGTCATGGGCCGGGGATTCTGAGACAGAATTCGGTCTGATTTCTGACGGTGTATATGAAGTGCCTTTGAGGCTTAGCAACAATGATACATTCCGCGTTTTCTTAGGGAATGACGGAACCAATGACGGCAACTGGGGCAACAGCCACAATTTCCCTTACTATGTAGGACAGGGTTATACCATCGACAGCGAACTTGAGAATGCAAACGATGGTGACAGCAACTTCAGGTATATGGGCCCAACTGACACGAGGGTTTTCAGGATTGATACCAATACTAAAACCATTACAGTAGAATAA
- a CDS encoding ExbD/TolR family protein, with the protein MGIKKKRRFHPEIPTSSMSDIMFFLFLFFLIISTLANPNVIKLTLPKAKSNETTNKDHITLSVTEDKQYFLNQQAVAFEELETALAEKTNAANDKTVVVRVPADNKVQDLVDIMQIGVKLKLNFVIATAK; encoded by the coding sequence ATGGGAATTAAGAAAAAAAGACGTTTCCATCCGGAAATCCCGACGTCCTCGATGAGCGACATCATGTTTTTCCTGTTTTTGTTTTTCCTGATCATTTCAACGCTGGCAAATCCGAACGTGATCAAGCTGACATTGCCTAAGGCGAAATCCAACGAAACAACAAACAAGGACCACATCACGCTTTCGGTAACCGAAGACAAGCAGTATTTCCTGAACCAGCAGGCGGTAGCTTTTGAGGAGCTCGAAACGGCTTTGGCGGAGAAGACGAATGCCGCGAACGATAAAACCGTCGTAGTCCGCGTGCCTGCAGACAATAAAGTGCAGGATCTGGTAGACATCATGCAGATCGGGGTGAAGCTGAAGCTGAACTTTGTGATTGCTACCGCAAAATGA
- a CDS encoding MotA/TolQ/ExbB proton channel family protein: protein MMFLNFLLQDNPVTDTIANTAVDAAGATVAVTEKVSYLDFVLKGGIMIYPLILLLFFCIYVIIERYLSIKKQTKQDVMMINDIRMNLKVGKIDNALMVCTRQPSASGNILRSGIAIIGRPISEIESVMDKTAEVEIAQMEKGLGYLGLISGIAPILGFIGTISGVIKIFHTISATGNLNIQTISGGLYEKMISSGAGLVVGVVAYAGYHLFNMMIDNFTLKVQKQTLEVINIIHEPQNGN, encoded by the coding sequence ATGATGTTCCTTAATTTCCTGCTCCAGGACAATCCCGTGACCGACACTATCGCTAATACGGCCGTTGATGCAGCCGGGGCAACCGTTGCGGTGACAGAAAAAGTATCTTATCTTGACTTCGTATTGAAAGGCGGTATCATGATTTACCCGTTGATCCTGTTGCTTTTTTTCTGCATATACGTAATTATCGAGCGCTATCTGTCGATTAAGAAACAGACCAAACAGGATGTCATGATGATCAACGACATCCGGATGAACCTGAAAGTGGGCAAGATTGACAACGCATTGATGGTATGCACACGCCAGCCATCGGCATCAGGAAATATATTGCGGAGCGGCATCGCTATTATCGGCCGACCCATAAGCGAAATCGAATCGGTAATGGATAAGACCGCAGAAGTGGAAATCGCGCAGATGGAAAAAGGCCTTGGCTATTTGGGATTGATTTCCGGTATTGCGCCGATCCTTGGATTCATCGGGACGATTTCGGGGGTTATTAAAATCTTCCACACGATTTCAGCCACCGGAAATTTGAATATCCAGACCATTTCGGGCGGACTTTATGAAAAGATGATCAGCTCCGGAGCGGGACTTGTAGTAGGGGTCGTGGCTTATGCAGGATACCATTTGTTTAATATGATGATTGATAATTTCACGCTGAAAGTACAGAAACAGACGCTGGAAGTAATCAATATAATACACGAACCGCAAAATGGGAATTAA